In Dromaius novaehollandiae isolate bDroNov1 chromosome 29, bDroNov1.hap1, whole genome shotgun sequence, the DNA window ctgcttctgctgctggctCGGGCAGCGCTTTGCGGCGGGCACGCGGCCCTGCTGCACCGGCGGGGCCGGCACTTGCCCCGGGCAGCACTGCTGGGCGCGCTGCGCCGGTTTGCCGTAGCGCGGCTTCCCCCCCCGGTACCCCGAGCCGTGGCACGAGGACGACGGCTCGGCACGTGCGGCCCAGCCGCCCtcgcggcagcccccgccggacGAGCCGCAGCCCCTCTCGGCGCAGACCGACCTCCCGTAGCTGTTGCACCCCCCCGAGGGGCCGTAGCTGTACGTGGGCCTCCGGACGCAGCtggacccgccgccgccgtggcACGAGTTGGCCGTGGCGTAGCCGTGGCGCCGCTCCGAGCAGACGGGCTGCCGGTAGCCGTAGTGCCGGTAGTCGTGCCCGCTCATGCCCTCGACGCCTTCGCGGTCGCACCCCGAGCAGGAGCCGTAGCCGTAGCGGAAGGGCGTGCGGCGGGTGTCCAGCCAGGAGCCCGAGGGGCCGTACCAGGTGGAGTTCAGGTTGAAGTAGGACTCTCTCCCGGAAGAGTATATCATGTCGGAGTTGTAGGGAAAAGCCTGAAAAACACATGGCCAGATCGTGTTTGTCTTGCGTTTCCATCCTCTCTATTTCCATCTAATTTCCCGCGAAGCCGCCTCGGTGACCCGCGCGCAGACCAGCCTCGCTCGTCGCGAAAGCCTGGATCTGaaggcagctcctgcagctgcccagGGCTGACCGGAGCCCGGTGCTCGGCCCGGTCCGAAGGCCAGCGCGAGCATCCCCAGCCCACGACCTCCCGCGTCCGGGCGCCCATCCGAAGCCGCCGGAGCTCCTCCGAGGTGTCTTACCCAAACCGCGAGGGAAGGCAGACGAAGACCAGGGAACGGACTGGGAGAGGCCGAGGGGACGGCTGCCTTTTATAGGATTTCGAGCCTTCCCCTTGCAAATGAAACACGCTGTAGGAACGAGGACTAAATTATTTATTGACGAAGCATCCCCTGCATTTGGGTGCTGTTCTTGGCACGTTCTATTTGACTCATTATTCCTGATAAGCATCTCTTAATTACAACGAAGTTACTGAGCAGGGCACATAGAGGACTCACATCGTTAAGCCACACATCAGCTACACGAGGCAGGTAATAACGAACTTATTCACCATGCTCAGAGGACGGAGCCGTGGAGCGGAGGCTGACGAGCGCCCGGGAGCCGGGAGGAGCCGCGTGCCCGGCACTGGCGTCCCGGCGCTCCCGTCCCTGCCGGTCCTCAAAAGCATTTCCAGGAGCCCCGAGCCCAGACTCGCCGGGCTCTCGGCACCGTCTCCCACAGCACCTTTGCACCAaaccgggggggacacgggccggaggctgcccggggggggctgctgctgttTGACACCCTCCCGAGCGCCCCGGGCACCGGGCAGGTCCGCGggcggcaccgagctgggccgaCATTTCCCGCTGCGGGCGCGGGatggggccggggcgggcggagggagATGGGGGCCAAGtgccgccccgggggctgcggcgcccgTCCCTGGAGCCGCTTGGCAGGAGGGACGgacgggagcggcggcgggcgcgcgtgCAACCCCGCtgcgggcgggcgctgggctgCGGGCTCCGGACCGGGCACCGCGCCGCGGAGCGGCCTGGGAACCCCCCGAGGGGCTGACGGGGAAAGAGGCTTGGGGAAAGTAAGCAAAAAACTAAGGAATCTGCAAAGGTGAAGCTCAGCTGAACTTTAATGCAGATAGATTTCCTTTTGGCTGAAATCTGAGTTTCCCACTTGCGGGTGGGAACAGCCCGGCCTGCCGCCTCCCGCGGCGGGTGAAAGGCGCTGCTGGCTCGCAGATGCACCGCCGTGCCAAGACACGAGCTTAATTACCAGGATTAACTTTTAGGAGGGGCACCCTCCCAGCGCGGCGCTGCCGTGGAGCGGACGCAGGCACGGCACACGTTGCAGACCAAGCCGTCTGCACCCAGCTCGGCGGCTGGACGGGCGCGTGCCGGACCAGAGCGGGGTCCGACGTCGCTCCGGGTGTCCGGCCCCATAGAAACGCTATCGCCAGAGCTGAAATCCTCAAGCGTGAatgataattttgtttttaactttgcaAGTTTTCTTGCAAGAATTTTAAAGACTTTCAACATGTGATGTTGGTGATGTTTTCAGgggtaaaagaaaaatcaggcttCAACTGAATTTCATCAACTTTATTCTTGAATACACAGAGAGAAAGTAAAACCGCAGGAGGCCCTGACGCCGCTGCGGTCACAGCGCGTGGTTATTTTTCATTACAGTCCTgtctctgtttccaaacagccaTAAAATCACGGTCCGCAGAAGCCGTGGGGGAAGCGGCGGGCCGTTTGCACATCCTCGCTCGGGCTCTTTTCGGTCCAGCCGCCTCAGCTTCCCGAAGAGCAGCGAAGGGGCTGCTCTCGCCCGGGAGGAGCGAGGCGGGTGCGGACGGCGGGagcccagcgccggggccgggcagggccggctgcTCCGGCCCGGCACAAGGACCCGTCCGCCGGGACGGCATTCCCTGCCGGGGCAGTTTGCTGGGCAGCGAAGCGGTTGCAGggagcgggcagcgcggggcgggcgctcGCCGGGGCCCCGGCACGGCTCCTTCAGCAGCagggcggcagggcggcgggctGCTTCTGCTGGTGcaggctggggcccggcggggcggggggcccggcggggcggcagggcgggcAGCACCGGCACGGCGCCcgcgggggcacccgggggggcgggcaggcCCACGGCTCGGGGCGCTGCTCCGCTCTGCGCCGCGGCTTGCCGCAGTCGCGGCTCCCTGGCTCccagggctgcggcggcgggcgaTACTGCTGCAGCGGCCGGCGGTGGATTTtcgcgggggggcagaggggccgcgTGGGGGGCACCTCCACCCGCCTGCGGGGCTTGCTGCAGCAGCGGCTCTGCGGCGCGGGGCAGCAGCCGCGGACGGGGCCGGGCTCGCCGGGCAGGCAGCCCCGCGGCTCGCTCTGGCAGGAGCCCTCGATGTCGCGGCTGAGGCTGCCGGGGTCGCGGCAGGGCGAGGGGCCCCCGGCGCCCACCGGGCTTTGGGGGCACCAGCCCCAGGAGCCGCGGCACGCCGAGCCCTGCTCCGCGCAGACCGAGCCGCCGCGGCACGTGTCCTGGTCGCCTTCGCCTTTGCAGTGCTGCATCTCGCGGCAGAGGAGGCAAAGCCCTGGGGGCGAACAGCCCGTCACGGGGAAACAGCCACGGACGGcttctcttgttctttttctgtgaaaagcCCTGGAATCGGAGGCAGCTGAGAATCCGACTCGCCCCGTGAGCTGTGACGGACAGGCTGAGCGGGGAGTGCGAGCCCTGCGACAGCACCGGGGCCAAAAGCTTTATATGCGGCCGCGCGCCCTTGGAGGTGAGGCATGCCGCGGGAATTAATAGCTGAGCTCTGAGTGCCACTTCTCAACGCGGCTGTTTTTCTGGCACTTGCTATTGGGCTCGTCAGCTGCAATTAGCATCTGCCTTGTCGTAGTGTCGGTGCAGCCCTTCGCATACGCGGTGGCCATTATCTAATTAGTTCTTCCATCGGCCGTGTTCAAATGCGCTGAGAGTTACATAACGTCGGTCAGACGGATCCTGGGATGGGGATACCTGGAATACCATGGTGCTGAGCGACGCGCCGGGCAGAGGCTCTCGTGGCGCCGGAAAGCAGCGACCAGGCCCCGGTTTCCCGGTGGCCAGCCCCACGCCCAGGCCCCCGCCGCCGACGTGTGGGGCAGAGGGGTGGGGATGGCAGTGGGTCCGCATGgattgaaagaaggaaaaattggTCGTGGGAAACGAATCAGCTTCCTGCCAAGACaaagagcatttttaaaaaaggaaaactgggaaaaacagtaaaatcctgttttcaataagaaatgatttttcaggGGACCTCTATTTCAACTCAACCGTCCTGACCAGCTCTAAAACAGGCACCTTCAGCTTTCCGGAGGGCTCCATGGAGCCGGGGATCCCCCCGGAGCTCTCCGGGAGCTTCTCCACAGCCGCCACCCAGCCTCATGCCGAGACAACGGGGAGAAGAGGGTCTTTTACCACCTCTTCGTACTTTGCTCCACGCTTCGTGCCCCGATGTTCACTCTGCGGCTGGAGTTGCCACGTGCTAGAGCGGGGGCTGCGCTCGTTTACCTTTTCTCCCTGAATACACTTATTAGCGGGAAAACCTCTTCTTCTTATGCTAACTGAAAGAAGCTGATGGCGTTCCCGCGACTGCACTTCCCTCCTCCCAGTTTCTGTGCAATCGCTGCCACGTCATTGCTACGCCGAGTCCGCTAACTTGCAGGAAGATTGGGAGATTTCCCGGGGGATTGCCACGACGGCCCCTGCTCCCCTTCCCGTTGGGCTGGGTGACTTTGGACCTTCCCCGTAGCTGTCGGCCGGCTCCTGGAGCACCGCCACCAGCTTCCCTGTGCACAGACAGACGCTGGCAGGCCCTTGGATACTGAGTCAGGCTGTGGGGGGGATGCGTTTTCCACTCGGGagcaaaaataaaagatacaGTTCGAAAGAACTCATTCCCTTCCAAGTGAGGAGCATCTCGGTCAAGTGAGCAGCGATGACACCAAAAGCCCTTTTATGCCTCCCTCTGGAATGAGGATGCCACAGAGCAGTGACGACCTCATTAATTAAGTTTCAAGCTGTGTCAGGACCATGCCCACCTCCCGACACTCGCGCTTTGACTCATTCTCCACGCAGCTGCTCTACTTTGCATTTCTGTGGATGGCCAAGGCATTTTTTAAGTACCAGCGCAGGGTgtctcacagcagccccaggccgcGGGTGCAGGAGGTGTCTCCCGCGCCGGTCACTCCGCAGCTGAGCGTGAGAGAGGCTCAGAGATTCGCCCAGCAGCGGCCGGGTTTGAATCACCTGGAAAAGCACGTGCAGAATCCGGGGGTGTGGATCCAGGGCGCTGGCTGCCTCCGCCGCTTTCGCTGCCAGGGAGAGCGTTCATTCCTCAGCTACAGGCCAGCTGTAACTGCCTTGCAGGAAGCCACAGGACTTGTGCATAACGATGGAAAAGACCTTGCTATCTGCTGAGGGCGTACTAGGTTTTTTGATTCTTAACACAGTCCCACAATTATGCTGTTTTCACTTAATTTGGATTTTCATGCTAGAAAAGATGTTTTGGAGTCACTTTACCTCCTGAGGGTTTTATAAACCATGAAGTGCAAATATGTCACTTCTGAATCTCATCTCTTAAAATTTGTCAGATTTTAATAGGATTCCAGATGAAATTAAGTAGTATTCCTGAATCCTTCAGGAAGCCTGCTTTAAAGCTCAGCAAATTCACTGGAAAGACTTCTATTAACAAAAAAGGCCTTTAGAGCTGGCCTTAGGACCATCCAGATGCTCCTGCTGCAGACTCTGTACTTCTTCAAAGTGATTAGGGGGGGAAACGTGGTGGGGAGCTGCACGGCTGAAAGGAAACGCCGGCCGCTTGGGTAACGTGCTGACGCTAGGAAGTGCTACTTTTCCCCGCAGGAGAGACCGACCCAAGAAGTTTCTGCTCACTGGCTCTCCTGCGGTGCTGTCATCTGTACCACGATGGATAATTGAAA includes these proteins:
- the LOC112994011 gene encoding loricrin-like — translated: MIYSSGRESYFNLNSTWYGPSGSWLDTRRTPFRYGYGSCSGCDREGVEGMSGHDYRHYGYRQPVCSERRHGYATANSCHGGGGSSCVRRPTYSYGPSGGCNSYGRSVCAERGCGSSGGGCREGGWAARAEPSSSCHGSGYRGGKPRYGKPAQRAQQCCPGQVPAPPVQQGRVPAAKRCPSQQQKQVCRAPAQKLK